A single region of the Rathayibacter rathayi genome encodes:
- a CDS encoding alpha/beta fold hydrolase produces MPFVTTDDGVEIYYKDWGSTDAQPIVFHHGWPLSSDDWDAQMLFFHARGYRVIASDRRGHGRSSPVGTGHDMDHYASDVNAVVEHLDLRNAVHIGHSTGGGQVARYVAKYGEPQGRVAKAVLVSAVPPLMVQTEANPEGTPISVFDGFRDALAANRAEFFHAVASGPFYGFNRPGVQLSQPVVDNWWRQGMTGSALAHYEGIKAFSETDQTEDLTAITVPVLVLQGDDDQVVPYEDAALKQHELLQNSTLTIYEGYPHGMLTVHADVINPDLLAFIQE; encoded by the coding sequence ATGCCGTTTGTGACTACGGACGATGGCGTGGAGATCTACTACAAGGACTGGGGCAGCACCGACGCGCAGCCGATCGTGTTCCATCACGGCTGGCCGCTGTCCTCCGACGACTGGGACGCGCAGATGCTGTTCTTCCACGCGCGCGGCTACCGCGTGATCGCGAGCGACCGCCGCGGCCACGGACGCTCCAGCCCAGTCGGCACCGGCCACGACATGGACCACTACGCCAGCGACGTGAACGCCGTGGTCGAGCACCTCGACCTGCGCAATGCTGTCCACATCGGCCACTCGACCGGCGGTGGCCAGGTCGCCCGCTACGTCGCGAAGTACGGCGAGCCGCAGGGCCGCGTGGCCAAGGCGGTCCTCGTCTCGGCAGTGCCGCCGCTGATGGTGCAGACCGAGGCGAACCCCGAGGGCACTCCGATCTCCGTTTTCGACGGCTTCCGCGACGCGCTCGCGGCGAATCGCGCCGAGTTCTTCCACGCCGTCGCCTCCGGACCGTTCTACGGCTTTAACCGGCCCGGCGTCCAACTCTCCCAGCCGGTGGTCGACAACTGGTGGCGTCAGGGCATGACCGGATCCGCGCTCGCGCACTACGAGGGCATCAAGGCCTTCTCCGAGACGGACCAGACCGAGGACCTGACAGCCATCACCGTCCCCGTCCTCGTCCTGCAGGGCGACGATGACCAGGTTGTGCCCTACGAAGACGCCGCGCTGAAGCAGCACGAGCTGCTCCAGAACTCGACCCTCACGATCTACGAGGGCTACCCGCACGGCATGCTGACCGTCCACGCCGACGTCATCAACCCCGACCTGCTGGCCTTCATCCAGGAGTAG